AAATTAGATATTTCAATGagtgaatttgaaaaaaataattatcatagCAATATGTATGACTCAAACCTACGACATATAAAGCAATTTTCGGATCACCTTTGCGCATTTTCCTTATGTCAAAAGGGACTCAacaatttatgtatatataaacaaaattatttatagtCTATTTGTGTTACAATTCTCAAACAAGTAGAATTCGTTCTCTATATAATGATTATGTAGCTTTGCCCATAGTGACACTTAATATGTATTGTTATATGACAGGAAAAGGGTAACCAAATGATGGACAGGGCTGCCAATGCTGCACAGTCTGCTAAGGAATCATTACAAGAGGTTTGTCCACTGAAATTTCATTATATATGTACATGTCAGTAAAGttttattcttatatatttttagctattcttaagataaaaaaaaaatgtgtttgtgttatATTTGATTGATAATTTTGTAGGCGGGACAACAAGTGCAGGCCAAGGCACAAGGAGCGGCAGATGCAGTTAAAAATGCTACTGGTTTAAACAAATGAAATTCTAATCTCCATTGCAGAGCCAGATgggctcttttttttttttaatcccctctaaaataattagaaattttgttgttatttcaAATTAGGAAAGCAATTTCTCTTATTTGGGATTTTAGTATTCTTGAGAGGATTCTTATTTCtgaattaaagaagaaaaagaaaaagttgtgtaTAGGTAACATTGTCACAACtttcttaatttcttctttattttaatcTAATAAAAGTGTTTGATTTTGTTGAATCTCCAAATTTTGGATTGCTGAGATAATATGGTTATAGCtttgttgttttaattttttaaatgctttaatttatCGAAATCAAATTTTATCAATCTTTTCAGCTATAAATTTTAGGTTAGACATTCAAATTGAAACGCAATTTGTCTCCTATTAAATTATGAAAAGACTAAATATACGAATGATTAATCAAAGTTCAGtcaatttaaagttttggacatcagaaaatgaaagaatattaaatgtttggataaaaatatatcattatatcgcaatatatatgaaataattaatgtagAATATTTCAACCATTATCAAACCTTGCTCGCATCACTTTATCGTATAAAGATGATTAAAGTTCCCTTTTATATCAAACCAAGTTTTTTTTCCAATAGTAATTTTTCTTTCTAGAAAACTGTTTTTCAATTCTTCAAACATTGAGTAAATGTCGATTCTTTTTAGTTGCAACTTCAacaccatttaaaaaaaatgtttttcaagttttgcaaatattttaaattacgTAAATTGCTTTTCATTttgcaaaataaattaatacttgaaatttgatatatttgttgggtatgtagcaagagttaatgggaaatggagggatgatgaaagaggaacttgaaaaagttgggaacttggaaagttgagaacttgaaaagtctttattgaaaagacatttgtccctcatcggtggtggaaagaaaaataggagagtttaaatatagaaacactcctattaattgttaaaagggttggaaagagggaccccctcGCACCGTCGTCGTCGCTCAGCTTCGGATTTGGATGAgcatattttttggacaaaattaaattaaatggccaacgttttaattagttaattaaccgcttcaattaattagttaattggCCCGACCCGATTCGGATCCACGCGCGAcccgttttatttaaatctttcccGTTTNTCAAATTTTATCAATCTTTTCAGCTATAAATTTTAGGTTAGACATTCAAATTGAAACGCAAATTGTCTCCTATTAAATTATGAAAAGACTAAATATACGAATGATTAATCAAAGTTCAGTCAATTTGAAGTTTTGGACATCagaaaatgaaagaatattaaatgtttggataaaaaaatatcattatatcgtaatatatatgaaataattaatgtagAATATTTCAACCATTATCAAACCTTGCTCTCATCACTTTATCGTATAAAGATGATTAAGGTTCCCTTTTATATCAAACAAGTTTTTTTTCCAATAGTAATTTTTCTTTCTAGAAAACTGTTTTTCTATTCTTCAAACATTGAGTAAATGTAGATTCTTTTTAGTTGCAACTTCAacaccattttaaaaaaaatgtttttttaagttttgcaaatattttaaattacgtaaaaatgcttttcatttttgcaaaataaattaagacttgaaatttgatatatttggaTTGAACACTATAAAGAATCACTAGAATAGTTTTAGCACTCAACTATTTTAAAAGGTTATTTGACAAATCTAATTAGCTATATATGACGTGAAGtgcttttataaagaaaaaaagttaaaagaggtATAAATTATTACTCCTTATAAATATTGACATGTGAAaagtttttattataaatatctttcattaataaaataattatttataataaattgagTAATTTATTTGTATATCCAATAGCTCTATAGCATATGTAGAAACTACTAACAATATCCTATCAATGGTCACTGGAGAGAGGAGACGCTACTAGAACaggacaaaagaaaaaaaacagattAATGCAATTGGATTAGTTCCTAACCCAAATGTAAGAATTACTTAATTTGAATATGAGAAAGGCCGAAAGAACAAAATAGAATAATGTAATTGAAAGCCTTAGAAAAGTATtacatcattttatttatatataactttatatattatatatatattgaaaatttgaagttagacattcctaaatcataaaataagtACATTGAAGTTGGAATGCAATTTGTCTCCTATTAAATTATGAAAGGACtagatatataaataattaatcaaagttTAATCAATTTGAAGTCTTGCAcatcagaaaatgaaaaaatattaaacatttGAATAGGTTATATTATCACACTACaatatacacacacaaaaaaacatCTCTATCTCCACAAAATAGTACTAATAAagtttgtgtgtgtgttttttcaGATCCATATTTCattgaatatatttttgttgtaatatacacaaaataattAACCTCAGATAAACTAAGTTTATGCAACTTCTTCCCCATATTGAGGCCTGAATGTCTTACCCTTCAACCAAACTTAACAAATGTCAAGCACTGAATGGATTTCAAGATCTATAAATACACCAAACTTTCTAAAACAAGTACATCAACAAGCAATTTTAAGTTCTttgaaaaatagtttaatttttctGAGTTTGTAACACTAGTTACTCAATTTTAATCACAAAATCATGGATAACTCCCAGAATTTGAGCTACCAAGCTGGTCAAGCCAAGGGTCAAGCCCAGGTAATCTATATGCTATAATTATTTACACATTTACTTTTTCGTTAGCATACTTGTAGATAAttgcaaaaaatataatttttttatgagtgagtttgaagagagaaaaaaaaaagattgccaTATCAATATGTATGACTCAAACAAGTAGAATTCATTCTCTATGTTTGGATCATGTAGCTTTGTCTCTGATGACACGTGATATATATTATTGTGTGATAGGAAAAAGGTAATCAAATGATGAACAGTGCTGCCAATATTGCACAGTCTGCTAAGGAATCACTTCAAGAGGTTTGATCATTGATATAtcgttatatatatacatagcaCTAAAGTTTtattcttataatttatttagcTATTCATAAGATCAAAAAGTAATGTGTTTGTGTTATAATTGATTGATAATTTTGTAGGCGG
The Solanum stenotomum isolate F172 chromosome 12, ASM1918654v1, whole genome shotgun sequence DNA segment above includes these coding regions:
- the LOC125848234 gene encoding stress-induced protein KIN2-like → MDNSQNLSYQAGQAKGQAQEKGNQMMDRAANAAQSAKESLQEAGQQVQAKAQGAADAVKNATGLNK
- the LOC125848235 gene encoding stress-induced protein KIN2-like, with protein sequence MDNSQNLSYQAGQAKGQAQEKGNQMMNSAANIAQSAKESLQEAGQQVQDKAQGAAEAVKNATGLNK